A window of the Lagopus muta isolate bLagMut1 chromosome 1, bLagMut1 primary, whole genome shotgun sequence genome harbors these coding sequences:
- the LOC125697849 gene encoding phospholipase A2-like: MGWRLLLLLLLQAVWKSTLGKSHSLHTRGIIELAGAISCGTGRSPLAYIGYGCYCGLGGRGWPKDKTDWCCHRHDCCYDKAEREGCSPKAQRYQWVCEQNAVRCDNLTDPCEKMVCLCDQEAAQCWGTAPYNPQFVLWPDFLCGQTHPTCHFRYGGSK, translated from the exons TTTGGAAAAGTACTCTGGGAAAATCCCATTCACTACACACCCGAGGAATCATTGAATTGGCAGGAGCTATATCATGTGGCACGGGACGGTCTCCCTTGGCATATATTGGCTACGGATGTTACTGTGGACTGGGAGGACGAGGCTGGCCTAAAGATAAAACGGACTG GTGCTGCCACAGGCATGACTGCTGCTACGacaaggcagagagagagggCTGCAGTCCGAAGGCACAGCGCTACCAGTGGGTGTGCGAGCAGAATGCCGTGCGGTGTG ataaCCTGACAGACCCATGTGAAAAAATGGTGTGCCTGTGTGACCAAGAAGCAGCCCAGTGTTGGGGAACAGCCCCTTACAACCCACAGTTCGTCCTCTGGCCAGACTTTCTATGTGGGCAGACTCATCCAACCTGCCATTTCAGATATGGAGGgtcaaaatag